The window CCAGTCCTCCACCTCCATCCCCTCCCGGTGGAGTTGATTTACCCCAAGAATAGACCAGACATCAGCCTCAACCTGAAAATCATCTTTCAACAAACGTGCGGCGGCAATGACCTCCCGTAATATTGAGCCACTGCCCATCAACTGCACCCGCAACTCACTGTCATCCCCTTGCTGGAAGAGGTACATTCCCCTGTTAATCCCCTCCACCATCCCTTCTCTCATTTCCGGGTGTTCATAATTCTCGTTCAGCAGAGTGATATAGTAGAAAACTTCCTCGCCATCGCGGTACATCCGTTCAATACCCTTCTGCACCAGTACAGCAACTTCATAGCTGAAGGTCGGATCATAGGCCAGGCAGGTGGGAAATGTTGAGGCGAAAAGTAACGCCTGACCATCCTGATGCTGCAGGCCTTCACCGTTCAGGGTAGTACGGCCGGAAGTCGCGCCCATCAGAAAACCTTTGGCGCGACTGTCCCCCGCACCCCAAAGCTGGTCACCAATCCGCTGAAAACCAAACATGGAGTAAAAGGAATAAAAGGGTATCATCGGCACCCCATAGTTGGAATGGGCTGTTCCTGCCGCAAGCCATGAGGAGATAGCGCCCGCCTCGGTTATTCCCTCTTCCAGGATCTGTCCTTCAGGGTCTTCACGGTACCAGGAAATGGTCTCAGAATCCTGTGGTTCATAAAGCTGGCCGGTCGGGGCATAAATACCGAGTTGCCTGAATAACCCTTCCATACCAAAGGTCCTGGCCTCATCCGGAATGATAGGAACTATATACTTGCCAATTTCTTTATCCTTCACCAGTGAGCCAAGCATACGCACAAAGGCCATGGTCGTTGATATCTCTCTGCCTTTCGAAGAACCCAGCACAGCCGTGAAAGCTTCCAGTTCCGGTGTCTGCAAAGGGATGTGAGATGTCTCCCGATATGGTACCGGCCCGCCCATTATCTTACGCCGCTCTTTTAAAAACAGGTCTTCAGCACTGCCTTCAGGTGGTCGGATGAAGGGCAAGGCTTCCAGATCCTCGTCTTCCAGCGGCACATGAAAGCGGTCACGAAAGGCTTTAAGTGACTCTACGTCCATTTTCTTGACGTTATGCGCCACCATAACCGACTCACCGGCCTGGCCCATACCAAAGCCCTTGATCGTTTTGACCAAAATTACCGTCGGCTGCCCCTTATAATTAGTGGCGGCATCGAAAGCCGCATACACTTTTCTTGGATCATGGCCGCCGCGAGTCATCTGCCAGAGCTGACGATCACTGATATCCTCCACCAGAGCCGCCAGTTCAGGATCCTTCGAGAAAACTAATTCTCGCAGGTACTCCGGCCCTCTGGCACGGATGGTCTGGAAATCACCATCAACCATGTTGCCGAACTTTTTCAACAACAACCCCTTGGTATCCCTGGCCAGAATTTTATCCCACTCACTGCCCCAGATGAGTTTTATCACGTGCCAGCCAGCGCCCCGGAACCGCCCTTCCAGTTCCTGGATGATTTTACCATTTCCCCGTACCGGACCATCGAGCCGCTGCAGGTTACAGTTGACCACGAATATCAGATTATCGAGAATCTCCCGGGCAGCGAGCGACAGTGCACCCAGCGACTCCGGCTCGTCGGATTCCCCATCTCCCATAAAAACCCAAACTTTACGATCACCTGCTTCACGTAAACCGCGACTGTCCATATATTTCATAAAACGTGCCTGATAAATGGCAGCCATCGGTCCGAGCCCCATTGAAACGGTGGGAAACTGCCAGAAATCCGGCATCAGCCAGGGGTGCGGGTAGGATGAAAGACCGTTTCCATTCACTTCCTGCCTGAAGTTCTCGAGATGTTCTTCATCCAATCGCCCCTCGACAAATGCACGGGCATAGACACCGGGGGAACTGTGCCCCTGGAAGTAGATCATATCCGCGCCGAACTCGGCCTGAGGCCCTCTGAAGAACCAGTTAAAACCAACTTCGTACATGGAAGAGACAGATGTATAGGTGGCGATATGGCCACCAAGCCCTTTACCATCCTTGTTAGCCCTGGCAACCATCGCCATAGCATTCCACCGTACATAGGCGGCAACGTTCCTGCCGATAAATGATTCATCCGGAATAGAAGCGCCACCATCCGGCAACAGGGTATTGCCATATGGTGTGAGGATACCAGGCGAAGTCTGAACCCCCAGCTGTCGCGCCCGATCGGTCAGTCTGGTCAGCAAATAGTCTGTCTTCTCCTTTCCTTCGTGCTTTATGACGCCATCCAGAGATTCCAACCAGTCAGCGGTCTCCTGGGGGTCCGGATCATGATAGTATGAGCTCATGCCACACCTATGGTTGTATTTGGAAAAAGGAATTGCAACGCGCCCTGAATTTCCCATGAAAATTCAATTCAATTCATGGGAAATTCAGAAACAACTGCAATTTAACGTTAGCATTAATGTTTTCGCCTTCGCAAGAAAATCATCAATAGCAAAAGTCGCAGATAAGGGCAGCAGCATACGAATTGCCGGCTTGCTGAGTCCAGGGCTGCCACCCCTGGGGAAGGCTTGGGGTGGTGCCTGTTCAGGCCATGGCTTTGGCAGTGGTTCGCCACAGCCAGACAAGACAGATAACGCCCAAGCCCAGAGTGGCGAAAAAGAAGATCATTGGAGAATATTGCGGCACCAGTTCGAGCTGATCCAGGGTGAAATGCTGCCGCAAATAGTCTGTACGCAACCAGGCCCGCATAAAGACCATGACATAGACCAGCAGCACCACGTGCATAATGGTCAGCCACAGCTTCCTGCGGATGCCGGTAACGACCGCTCCCAAAGTGAGGAGCAGCCCTATACCAAAAGCAACAGTTGCCCCCATATCACGGCCCATGAAGAGCATCATCTGCTCTTTGGGGAGGCTCATCAGAAAAAGGGCCCCGACGGGGATATTCACCAGGGTGAGAATCCAGAATGTTCGCAGACCCAGTGCAGTTGCATGATCCGCCAGGTTCAGGTCCCGTTCAGCCTGAAAGCGACCAAGCAGCGCCACAGCCAGCCCTCCGATAGCAAGAGCACTGACGACCATGTGCAGATAGCGCGGCCAGAACGGGATAGAATCTGTAAGCAACATCGTGCCGTTCATGGATGCGAAATATTCACTGAATTTCCCCGGCGACACCATCAGCAGCATATTGTTGGAGAACATGGCCGCAATTGCCAGAAAAGCAAGGCAGCATAAGCCTCCCACGACGATGCCGAACCTGCCGAGCCCTGCAAATTTGAAATCGTAGAGATAGCCACCCGAATAGGCCAGAATCAGCACAGGGATAACCAGAATCCAGAAAAGGCCCATCAGGATCGAGCTGGTATAAATGAACTGCCCGTAGAGCACCTGCAAAAACAAAAAGGGGGCCACCCCCAGGTTGACCACCAGGGCAATGAGTAGCGGGGTGGCAATGGCAACCCGGTGAGCCAGACGCTTCTGCAGCTCCCCACCGTTGATATGTTGCATCACTCCAATCACCAGCCCTCCAAGCATAGCGTTCATGGCCAGCAGGTGCAGGGGGAAGGTGAGAAGCAACAGAAACTGGAACCAGCCCCAGCTTGCGGGGATCGTATCGGCTTGCGGAATCAGAAAAGTTTCCATTACTCACCTCCTTTCAGGCTATCGAGAAATGCTGCTAACTGCCGGCGTTCTTCATCACTTCCCGCAAAAGGCTCCATCTCATCCGAGAGCTGATCGAGTTGTCCAAGATTATTAAAAATTTCCTCGAAGGTCCAATCTGCGACCATCTCCGCCGCCTCCTCCGCTTCATGACACATGGAACAGTTCATCTCAAATACCGGCTCACCACTTTTCGCCTGAAGAGGTGCAGTCTCAGCAGGTTCCAATTCACCATTTATAGACATCAGGTAGTCAGCAAGAGCAGAACGTTCCTGCCGAGAACCGGAAAAGGGTTCCATCTCATCCGATATTTCATTCAGGTTCAGCAGAGATTCGGCGATAACTTCCCTGGCTTCACCGGAAAAATATGGTGCAACGTCGTCGGGGCTGTGGCAGGCAGAGCAGTGCTGGTCAAACATGGCCTCCCCCAGAGCCAACGGATCAGCCGAAGGCTGGCGTACTTCGATGATCTCCTTGCCGTGGATCTCACCTGCGATATAGCCTGCCAGCGCTTTGGCCTCATCTTCGGTACCGGCGAAGGGTGGCATAAAATAGCGTACTTCATGGATGCGGTTGATATAGCTGACCAGTGCGTTATAACTCATCTTTTCGGTAAGAACAGCCAGATCGTTATTGCCGCCGCCCATGGTGTGACAGGCATAACACTGGTGAATAAACAGCTCCCGACCGGCTGCCATGGAGTTGTCTGCTGTTACCTCCTTGTTCTCCAGCCATAGAGCCGAGCGCAGATACCCCTGCTCGTTCAGCATTTCGAGGTGATCTTTTCTGATCGAATTCGAATAGATCACCTCGTTCAACACATAGGGTCGTCTGGCCGCCTCACGCACCCACTCAAAGGAACCCATGGAGATAAAGGCACAAACCATGGCCACGGCAGCAACAGCCTTGTTATTGAATGACGGCTTAAGAATGCCGGCCAGCAACGTTATCACCAGGAGCAGCACCACGGCAGCCATGCCATTTTGCAACATGACGCCAATGGTGGGTGATTTACCCAGAACCAGTGCCCTCGCCTCCTCAGGCAATACTCCGAGATACCAGAGCCCCGCGGGCACACAGCCAACCAGGGCGACCAGTGACCAGAGCCCCGAGAAGCGGGTCATTGGTTCGCGCACTTCCGTCTCTTTTGAAAAAGAGGCGGTAAGATAGCCGTAGCAGCCTGCCAGAAGAATCGAAATAAACGTTCTGAAGAAAAGAGACGGCCAGAAGGAAGGGTTGAAGAACCCCTGCCAGAAATTACCATTTTCTGCCCAGGCTCCGGGTGTCAGCATAGCGCCAACGATGCCGTTGATCAAAAAAAGCGACATCCAGGCTGCAAAGAAATAGAGATAGCCCACCCGCAGATGATCGCGGGAGTCCATCTTGCCGAACATGTAAAAATAGACAAAAGCGGCGGCGATCTCGACCATGAAGAACACCCACTCCGCCGCCCAGCCGAAAACAAAGCTGTGAATCAGGTAGGAGGTGGCGGTGGGGCTGACAAGGGCAATGATAAACCAGATCCCCACTCCGCTGATGGAGCCGAGCACCATGGTGACCAGCAGAAAAAAACGGGCATGACGACGGGTAAACTCCATGATGGCGTCACTACCTTCCCGCAGCGCCTTCTTTTCGGCCATTACCAGATAAAGCCCACCCCCCACGGCAAAATGGGATATGAATACATGAAAAACTGCGATCAGGGCGATCAGCGTTCCGCCGCCGATCTCGGGTAAATACCAGATTGGGTAATTCATGACTCCCTCCGGGGTTTTGAATCAGACTACAGTGTCAGGCAACGATTCAAGGATACCCAATAAGGGAATAAGAGGCAATTGAGAAAGGGTACTAATATCAGGAAATGTAAAGATAAAGCATTCAGTTACGACATTGTGGCAAACACCAGTTCGCCTCCAAAAGGAGAAGCGGGTTGAAAAAGTACTCCATCAGGGATTGAGAAAGGCGAGTTCCTCCACCGCCCAATCCCCGATTAACCGCACTTCCGGCTCCAGGCGAATATGCCTATTCTTCCAGGCGGTTTCAACGGCAAGGCGGATAAGGCTCAACACATCATCTGCAGTGGCATTCTCCTGGTTGATAAAGATATTACCATGAAATGGCGCAATGGCAGCACCACCGGCAACCCGCCCCCGCAAACCAAGTTCATCGATGATTTGGCCGGTCGGTGCTCCGAAATCACGATTGTTTTTAAAAAGAGAGCCTGCGGAGGGAGCGGTGAAATGCCCTTTTTCCATCCTGTCCGCCAGATTCTCCTCCATGGCTTTACGCAACGAGGATCGATCAGCCTCCTGCAACTGCAGGCTCACTTCCCAGATGCAACTTTTCATCTTTTGAAAAGGAGATTGTTTATAGCCGAACAGTTCCGGATCATTATCGATTGTCTCGCACTGAAAACTGCTTGTAATTACAGCAGCCTGCCTGAGCACATCTGAGATTGAGCTGCCGTAGCAACGGGCATTCATCCATGCCGCACCACCAATGGTGCCGGGCATGCCGTAAATAAACTCAATACCACCCAGGCTGTGCTTTTCAGCAGCCTCACAGACGCTCTCGACTGTGGCTCCAGCCTGGACAGTGAGGACATCACCAGTAAAAGAAATCTTATCTAAACATCTCGTAGAGATAACCACACCGCGAATGCCCCGGTCGGAAACCAGAATATTGGTTCCCCCGCCCAGCAGAAAGTACGGCAGGTCGTTTTTATGAACCATCTGCAAACAGGCCAGCAGCTCCTCGTATGTGCGAGGCTCCAGAAACAGGTCCGCAGGCCCGCCAATCTTGAAAGAGGTGTGTTTGGCCATCGGCTCGTCATAACACACTACCTCACTCGGTAGTTCGCTACAATCGGCCAGCCCGATACATTTATGCTGCTGCATTCTGGTCATAACTGCTCTATTCTGCCGGTGCCTGCGTCTGTTGCAGGCATATTTTCTACGCGCAATACCGACCCGGTATCATTTACGGTGTCAGGTTTGTGCGCCAAGTCCTTTGATATATTCCTGAACCGTCTTTTGCAGCACGGTTTCAGCCAGCTGGGCACAATGGAGATGGGTCTCAGGTAACTGACCTGTTATCTCCATTATATCCATCATGTTGATTTTCTTAAGCTCAGCAACGTGTTTTCCACTTGAGAGCATGGCCGCCGCCTCGACACACTGGTTGGAAACCGAACAACCGTCGGTCCAATGCCGGGTCTGAATGACTTTATCGCCACCAAACCGTAAGGCCAGTTCCATGGTATCACCACAGTTTCCAGTAATTCTGGATACTGCGTCGGCATCCTTCATAGGCGGATTGGCCCAATAATGAAAACCAAACCAGCAAAGCCCAAGTAATAACAACACCCCAAAAGCCAGCGCTATTCCTGTAAGTTCCATACCTTAATTACCCTTATCTCCATGCAATAGCTTAGACACGCATCCCAGGCACAACATTACAAGCGGGGTCATCCTACCCAGAGTCAGGCAAAAACCAAAGGGGATTTTTTAACGAAGACCGCTTTTTTTAATGACTTAGTTGTCGTTTATAAGCAAACTGTTTTCCTCTATACCGCAGTACACCACACTCTACCAGAAAGATATTACGGCTATTTTCCAGACACTTTCCATCATAGGCAAAAATTACGATTTGCATCGTTTTTCAAAGACAGCTTCACCTTTTTTCAAGCACGGCATTGCCATACTTACGGATCAGATTCCTCAGCTGGTCATAACTCAGGGACAACTTTGCGGCCGCCTTCCGCTGATTGAAACGGCAAACATCAAGCGCTTCACGAATCATGGC of the Desulfosediminicola ganghwensis genome contains:
- the aceE gene encoding pyruvate dehydrogenase (acetyl-transferring), homodimeric type, producing the protein MSSYYHDPDPQETADWLESLDGVIKHEGKEKTDYLLTRLTDRARQLGVQTSPGILTPYGNTLLPDGGASIPDESFIGRNVAAYVRWNAMAMVARANKDGKGLGGHIATYTSVSSMYEVGFNWFFRGPQAEFGADMIYFQGHSSPGVYARAFVEGRLDEEHLENFRQEVNGNGLSSYPHPWLMPDFWQFPTVSMGLGPMAAIYQARFMKYMDSRGLREAGDRKVWVFMGDGESDEPESLGALSLAAREILDNLIFVVNCNLQRLDGPVRGNGKIIQELEGRFRGAGWHVIKLIWGSEWDKILARDTKGLLLKKFGNMVDGDFQTIRARGPEYLRELVFSKDPELAALVEDISDRQLWQMTRGGHDPRKVYAAFDAATNYKGQPTVILVKTIKGFGMGQAGESVMVAHNVKKMDVESLKAFRDRFHVPLEDEDLEALPFIRPPEGSAEDLFLKERRKIMGGPVPYRETSHIPLQTPELEAFTAVLGSSKGREISTTMAFVRMLGSLVKDKEIGKYIVPIIPDEARTFGMEGLFRQLGIYAPTGQLYEPQDSETISWYREDPEGQILEEGITEAGAISSWLAAGTAHSNYGVPMIPFYSFYSMFGFQRIGDQLWGAGDSRAKGFLMGATSGRTTLNGEGLQHQDGQALLFASTFPTCLAYDPTFSYEVAVLVQKGIERMYRDGEEVFYYITLLNENYEHPEMREGMVEGINRGMYLFQQGDDSELRVQLMGSGSILREVIAAARLLKDDFQVEADVWSILGVNQLHREGMEVEDWNRNHPEQPKKMSYVEEQLQGYGGPVVISTDYVQAYGEQLRRLIPNPLTVLGADGFGRSDKRAVLRDFFKVDRYHIVVAALKGLADQDSISLATVKEAIDKYPVNPDAEHPMKR
- a CDS encoding c-type cytochrome; amino-acid sequence: MNYPIWYLPEIGGGTLIALIAVFHVFISHFAVGGGLYLVMAEKKALREGSDAIMEFTRRHARFFLLVTMVLGSISGVGIWFIIALVSPTATSYLIHSFVFGWAAEWVFFMVEIAAAFVYFYMFGKMDSRDHLRVGYLYFFAAWMSLFLINGIVGAMLTPGAWAENGNFWQGFFNPSFWPSLFFRTFISILLAGCYGYLTASFSKETEVREPMTRFSGLWSLVALVGCVPAGLWYLGVLPEEARALVLGKSPTIGVMLQNGMAAVVLLLVITLLAGILKPSFNNKAVAAVAMVCAFISMGSFEWVREAARRPYVLNEVIYSNSIRKDHLEMLNEQGYLRSALWLENKEVTADNSMAAGRELFIHQCYACHTMGGGNNDLAVLTEKMSYNALVSYINRIHEVRYFMPPFAGTEDEAKALAGYIAGEIHGKEIIEVRQPSADPLALGEAMFDQHCSACHSPDDVAPYFSGEAREVIAESLLNLNEISDEMEPFSGSRQERSALADYLMSINGELEPAETAPLQAKSGEPVFEMNCSMCHEAEEAAEMVADWTFEEIFNNLGQLDQLSDEMEPFAGSDEERRQLAAFLDSLKGGE
- the murB gene encoding UDP-N-acetylmuramate dehydrogenase, with protein sequence MTRMQQHKCIGLADCSELPSEVVCYDEPMAKHTSFKIGGPADLFLEPRTYEELLACLQMVHKNDLPYFLLGGGTNILVSDRGIRGVVISTRCLDKISFTGDVLTVQAGATVESVCEAAEKHSLGGIEFIYGMPGTIGGAAWMNARCYGSSISDVLRQAAVITSSFQCETIDNDPELFGYKQSPFQKMKSCIWEVSLQLQEADRSSLRKAMEENLADRMEKGHFTAPSAGSLFKNNRDFGAPTGQIIDELGLRGRVAGGAAIAPFHGNIFINQENATADDVLSLIRLAVETAWKNRHIRLEPEVRLIGDWAVEELAFLNP
- a CDS encoding iron-sulfur cluster assembly scaffold protein; the protein is MELTGIALAFGVLLLLGLCWFGFHYWANPPMKDADAVSRITGNCGDTMELALRFGGDKVIQTRHWTDGCSVSNQCVEAAAMLSSGKHVAELKKINMMDIMEITGQLPETHLHCAQLAETVLQKTVQEYIKGLGAQT